The Erwinia billingiae Eb661 nucleotide sequence GGCTTTTTGCGCAGGCGTCAGTTTCAGTGCGTTCACGTTAAAATAAAGCTCCGCCCTGGCCGTTGATAACCCCATTAGCGAGACGATGACAAATAACAGTCCCGCTCCCCGATTTGCTGCCAGATGACTGACAACAAAACCTTGACCTGAATGCTCAGCATCACCACGCATCATTATCTCCAGAACATTGTCTTAGAAATTGACGGTGCGGGAAGGGGTTGTGCCGCCCCAGTCATTGATGGTGCTCCACGAAAAAGTCCGCAGCGCAGAGGCCGGCAGCGCGATCTCAAGGGATGATAAAGGTCGAAGGGTGCCCGGATTTTCAATCTTGCTGCCGTTAACCGTGACCTGAGTCAGGGTGACAACGTAAGGGGTCGGATTTTTGATGATGACGCGGCCAGACCCGGCTGATATCTGCAGTTTTTCTCCGGCGGCGGCCGCGCCACGGGCGGTTAATCCTTCCGGCCGGTAGATAAGTTTGATGATGTTCTGGGTGGCAATGGTCAGGCGCGTTGGATTTTGCTTTTTCTCCACCGCGGGGATTGTGCGGATGTTTAACAGAAACAGGCTTTCACGGTCTTTCGGCAACGCCGTTGGCGATCCGACATAGACAACCCGCACCGGACTTTCTCCACCGGCGGGGAGTTTAAAAAGCGGCGGCGTATTAATAAACGGAATATTATTAGTATCACGACTGTCGAAATTAGAGACCCAGTTCTGAACCAGCTGCGGCGCCTGACGGGGACCATTGCGCAAAGGAACACTGGCTTCTTTCTTACCAGCCTCATAAATCAGCCGTGTTGCACCAAGCGTTAATCCATCAGCCTGGCAAATTAAAGGCAGCAGCAAGGCTATTCCGAGAATAAGTTTAGTGTGTTTCATCGGGAATTGACTCCATATAAAGCGGAAGCATAATTAATTATGCCTCCACTCAATATTTATATTAGGTATTGGCGTAATCGATAACAAAGGTCACATTGGTATCAATCGTTCCGGTGTAATCTGAACTACCGGTATAATCCACCAGCCACGCTTTGAAATTAGCGACAGCCTGGGTTACGCCCGTTTTCAGTGAGTTAAATCCCGTATTTTCAGAGGAGACGCCGGGGGCATAGACAGTCGAAAGATTATCCGCGTCGCTGATACGTATCCCCAGTCCAGCAATATCAGTGGAGAAGAGCGACGTATAGCCCGTCGTGGCGACGGCCGCACCGTTAAAGGTGATAGAGGGGGAGGAGGCAACAGCACAGTCTTTCAGTTCGATACTGAACGGCGTGCCGCCGGTGGTACTGCCAGCCTTACCAAACGAAGTGCTACTGACGGTACCGAAGTTGACGGTTCCCGACGCGGTGGAGCTGCCAGCAATGCTACTGACCGTACAGGCCGCAGCAGAAATGACGCCTTTGAAATTGATTGTCCCGTCCGACGCCAGCGCGCTGGCCGAGAGGCCTAAAGACACCGCTATTACAGCGATTTTGGTACAAAGCTTACTCATGATTATTTCCTATGTTATCAATGTAAAATTTATTTCATTATCTTTCCCGGCAAAATAGGGAGGTATTAAAAACACTCCCTGTTAAAGTGATCACGGATTTCCCTGTCATCCCGATACAATTAATCATTGGGAATCTCCGTTAATTAACTCTTTAAAGAAAGTATGTGTTATCTCGCCGTCACTACGCACACGGATAGATGAATAATATTATTTATCGAACATTAAGGTCTGAAACAACGTCAGGCATTGGGTCATTCTCGGTACTGTTACTTTCTATCCATTTCACAAATGGCAGCGTATAAATGGCTTCATTGTCGCTGAAGAAATAGACCGTCCCCGTTTTACTCTCACCCGGCGCAAACTCTTGTTGTAAATTCAGCTCAACGCCTCTGGCCACA carries:
- a CDS encoding fimbrial biogenesis chaperone, whose product is MKHTKLILGIALLLPLICQADGLTLGATRLIYEAGKKEASVPLRNGPRQAPQLVQNWVSNFDSRDTNNIPFINTPPLFKLPAGGESPVRVVYVGSPTALPKDRESLFLLNIRTIPAVEKKQNPTRLTIATQNIIKLIYRPEGLTARGAAAAGEKLQISAGSGRVIIKNPTPYVVTLTQVTVNGSKIENPGTLRPLSSLEIALPASALRTFSWSTINDWGGTTPSRTVNF
- a CDS encoding fimbrial protein; its protein translation is MSKLCTKIAVIAVSLGLSASALASDGTINFKGVISAAACTVSSIAGSSTASGTVNFGTVSSTSFGKAGSTTGGTPFSIELKDCAVASSPSITFNGAAVATTGYTSLFSTDIAGLGIRISDADNLSTVYAPGVSSENTGFNSLKTGVTQAVANFKAWLVDYTGSSDYTGTIDTNVTFVIDYANT